The following are encoded together in the Zingiber officinale cultivar Zhangliang chromosome 8A, Zo_v1.1, whole genome shotgun sequence genome:
- the LOC122011860 gene encoding probable LRR receptor-like serine/threonine-protein kinase At1g53440 isoform X2, translated as MCNTTTNDCHVTSILLKGQSLNGELPAEFANLTFLDTLDLARNYLNGTIPVKWGTLRLTDLTLLGNRISGRIPEEIGNITSLTSLVLEANLLEGSIPEGLDNLSNLTRLFLSSNNLIGELPESLGNLRNLKDFRIDGNPISGRIPSFIGNWTNLQRFDMQGTSMEGPFPRSFSSLVSITELRVTDWKGGDGQFPQLQNMINMTKLVLRNLSISGEIPYYIGTMKSLNSLDLSFNNLTGQIPSSFGELNLNYMYLTNNKLSGSIPGWVLTSTQNLDVSYNSFNVSPPRSCQPRDGVNLVSSFSTNENSIASCLRKNLPCSGKSKNCELFINCGGKKVTINGHEYQDDSSGNFDHSTFRESNNGAWAYSNTGDFIGEDKTSFIAENSSILNMSNPELYTTARLSPLSMKYYGLCLQKGNYTVSLHFAEIMLTDDQTYASTGRRLFDVSIQGQKVLQDFNIAKEANGTGKVHIRNFTTLVNDTLEIHFQWGGKGTNSIPVRNVYGPLISAISITPNFEADCKDKSKLSVGVIVGIVIASCLVLILALNIIWFYFIRKDPRDNELKGLELPTGYFTLKQIKAATRNFDPENKIGEGGFGPVYKGELSEGSIIAVKQLSSKSRQGNREFVNEIGMISALQHPNLVKLYGCCIEGNQLLLIYEYMENNSLARALFGPLKYRLNLEWQTRRNICIGIARGLLYLHEESRLKIVHRDIKATNILLDKDLNAKISDFGLARLDEEENTHISTRIAGTIGYMAPEYAMRGYLTDKADVYSFGVVTLEIVSGISNTNYRPKEEFVYLLDWAYVLQEQGNLLELVDQSLGSNYSKEEALQMLELSLVCTNPSPTLRPAMSSVISMLEGKMPVKVMPANRAAATVDNVRFKALEKVSQDSQTQSSVDGPSIGSSISASSGKNSQAKTSHPLLHYTD; from the exons ATGTGCAACACCACAACCAATGATTGTCATGTCACTTCCAT CCTGCTGAAGGGGCAGAGTTTGAATGGAGAGCTGCCGGCTGAGTTTGCCAACCTTACTTTCTTAGATACACT AGATCTTGCAAGGAACTATCTGAATGGAACTATCCCAGTTAAATGGGGAACACTTCGTCTCACCGATCT GACTCTGTTGGGAAATCGGATATCTGGGAGAATCCCCGAAGAGATTGGAAATATCACGTCACTCACATCGCT GGTATTAGAAGCAAACTTACTAGAAGGTTCAATTCCTGAAGGCCTTGACAACCTCAGCAATTTGACTCGCTT ATTTCTTTCATCAAATAATCTGATAGGGGAATTACCAGAATCACTTGGAAATCTCCGCAACTTAAAAGACTT TAGAATAGATGGCAACCCAATTTCTGGCAGAATACCAAGTTTCATTGGTAACTGGACAAATCTTCAACGCTT TGACATGCAAGGGACGTCTATGGAAGGTCCTTTTCCTCGCAGCTTCTCCAGTCTGGTATCAATAACTGAGCT GAGGGTGACTGACTGGAAAGGGGGAGATGGACAGTTTCCTCAACTGCAGAATATGATTAACATGACCAAATT GGTTCTTAGGAACCTGTCAATATCTGGTGAAATTCCTTATTATATTGGAACGATGAAAAGTCTAAATAGTTT AGATTTAAGCTTTAACAACTTGACCGGGCAAATCCCAAGCAGCTTTGGTGAACTAAACTTAAACTATAT GTACCTGACCAATAACAAACTCAGTGGAAGCATTCCAGGATGGGTTTTGACAAGCACTCAGAATTT GGATGTTTCTTATAATTCTTTTAATGTATCTCCACCAAGATCCTGCCAGCCACGAGATGGAGT GAACTTGGTTTCAAGTTTTTCTACAAATGAAAACTC GATAGCCTCATGCTTAAGAAAGAATCTCCCTTGTTCAGGGAAATCAAAAA ATTGTGAACTGTTCATCAACTGTGGTGGTAAAAAGGTGACTATCAACGGGCATGAATACCAAGATGATTCATCTGGCAATTTTGATCACTCTACTTTTCGTGAGAGCAACAATGGAGCATGGGCATACAGCAATACTGGAGACTTTATAGGAGAAGATAAAACATCTTTTATTGCAGAGAATTCTTCAATCCTAAATATGAGTAATCCAGAATTATACACGACAGCTCGGCTTAGTCCTCTTTCCATGAAATACTATGGTCTATGCCTACAGAAAGGAAATTACACAGTGAGTCTCCATTTTGCTGAGATTATGCTCACTGATGACCAAACATATGCTAGTACTGGGAGACGTTTGTTTGATGTGTCAATCCAG GGTCAAAAAGTTCTGCAGGATTTCAACATAGCAAAAGAAGCTAATGGAACTGGCAAGGTGCATATCAGAAACTTCACTACTTTGGTTAATGACACACTCGAGATTCACTTTCAGTGGGGTGGCAAGGGAACAAACTCCATCCCTGTGAGGAATGTATATGGACCTCTTATCTCAGCCATTTCTATCACTCCGA ATTTTGAGGCTGATTGCAAGGATAAAAGCAAGCTATCTGTTGGGGTCATTGTGGGCATTGTTATAGCATCTTGTTTAGTACTTATTCTTGCCTTAAACATCATTTGGTTTTACTTCATCAGGAAAGACCCTCGAGACAATG AACTCAAAGGCCTTGAGCTGCCTACTGGCTACTTCACTTTGAAACAGATAAAAGCTGCTACTAGGAATTTTGATCCTGAAAATAAGATAGGTGAAGGCGGGTTTGGTCCCGTGTACAAG GGTGAACTGTCAGAGGGTTCCATAATAGCTGTCAAGCAACTTTCTTCCAAATCTAGGCAAGGGAATCGTGAATTTGTCAATGAAATAGGAATGATATCAGCTTTACAACATCCAAATCTAGTGAAGCTCTATGGTTGTTGTATAGAAGGAAATCAATTGTTGCTTATCTACGAATACATGGAGAATAATTCTCTCGCTCGGGCTTTATTTG GTCCGCTAAAATATCGCCTCAATCTGGAATGGCAAACAAGACGCAATATTTGCATAGGGATAGCGAGAGGATTGTTATATCTTCACGAGGAGTCAAGGCTAAAGATTGTTCATCGAGACATCAAGGCGACAAACATTCTACTAGATAAAGATCTCAATGCAAAAATTTCGGACTTTGGTTTGGCCAGACTTGATGAAGAAGAAAACACTCATATCAGCACAAGAATAGCAGGAACAAT AGGTTACATGGCTCCAGAGTATGCAATGAGAGGTTATTTGACAGACAAAGCAGATGTGTACAGTTTTGGGGTGGTGACACTAGAAATTGTCAGTGGGATTAGCAACACTAATTATAGGCCCAAGGAGGAATTtgtctatcttcttgattgg GCTTATGTTTTGCAAGAGCAGGGAAATTTGCTTGAATTAGTTGATCAAAGCCTTGGCTCCAACtactcaaaggaggaagcactGCAAATGCTGGAACTGTCTCTGGTTTGCACCAACCCCTCCCCTACGCTCAGGCCTGCAATGTCATCTGTGATAAGCATGCTTGAAGGCAAGATGCCAGTTAAGGTCATGCCCGCAAATCGAGCAGCAGCTACAGTTGATAACGTGAGGTTCAAAGCTTTGGAGAAGGTCTCCCAAGACAGCCAAACACAGAGCTCCGTCGATGGCCCATCGATTGGTTCCTCTATCTCAGCATCAAGTGGCAAGAACTCACAGGCAAAAACAAGCCACCCTCTGCTTCACTACACAGATTAG
- the LOC122011860 gene encoding probable LRR receptor-like serine/threonine-protein kinase At1g53440 isoform X1 encodes MRAMTAATAFKLSPHRLLVLSSLLLALGSFLDLRCRAQTQRLVDSEVEVLRTIGSKLNKNWNFSVDPCSKAPGWVDTENKTANYANNVTCGMCNTTTNDCHVTSILLKGQSLNGELPAEFANLTFLDTLDLARNYLNGTIPVKWGTLRLTDLTLLGNRISGRIPEEIGNITSLTSLVLEANLLEGSIPEGLDNLSNLTRLFLSSNNLIGELPESLGNLRNLKDFRIDGNPISGRIPSFIGNWTNLQRFDMQGTSMEGPFPRSFSSLVSITELRVTDWKGGDGQFPQLQNMINMTKLVLRNLSISGEIPYYIGTMKSLNSLDLSFNNLTGQIPSSFGELNLNYMYLTNNKLSGSIPGWVLTSTQNLDVSYNSFNVSPPRSCQPRDGVNLVSSFSTNENSIASCLRKNLPCSGKSKNCELFINCGGKKVTINGHEYQDDSSGNFDHSTFRESNNGAWAYSNTGDFIGEDKTSFIAENSSILNMSNPELYTTARLSPLSMKYYGLCLQKGNYTVSLHFAEIMLTDDQTYASTGRRLFDVSIQGQKVLQDFNIAKEANGTGKVHIRNFTTLVNDTLEIHFQWGGKGTNSIPVRNVYGPLISAISITPNFEADCKDKSKLSVGVIVGIVIASCLVLILALNIIWFYFIRKDPRDNELKGLELPTGYFTLKQIKAATRNFDPENKIGEGGFGPVYKGELSEGSIIAVKQLSSKSRQGNREFVNEIGMISALQHPNLVKLYGCCIEGNQLLLIYEYMENNSLARALFGPLKYRLNLEWQTRRNICIGIARGLLYLHEESRLKIVHRDIKATNILLDKDLNAKISDFGLARLDEEENTHISTRIAGTIGYMAPEYAMRGYLTDKADVYSFGVVTLEIVSGISNTNYRPKEEFVYLLDWAYVLQEQGNLLELVDQSLGSNYSKEEALQMLELSLVCTNPSPTLRPAMSSVISMLEGKMPVKVMPANRAAATVDNVRFKALEKVSQDSQTQSSVDGPSIGSSISASSGKNSQAKTSHPLLHYTD; translated from the exons ATGAGAGCCATGACAGCGGCAACGGCGTTTAAACTCAGCCCTCATCGTCTCCTCGTCCTCTCCTCTTTGCTCTTGGCTTTGGGTTCCTTCTTGGACCTGAGATGCAGAGCGCAGACACAGAGACTGGTCGATTCTGAAG TTGAAGTTCTACGAACCATTGGTTCAAAGTTGAACAAGAACTGGAACTTCAGTGTGGACCCTTGCAGTAAGGCTCCAGGATGGGTAGACACGGAGAACAAAACGGCAAACTATGCCAACAATGTCACTTGTGGCATGTGCAACACCACAACCAATGATTGTCATGTCACTTCCAT CCTGCTGAAGGGGCAGAGTTTGAATGGAGAGCTGCCGGCTGAGTTTGCCAACCTTACTTTCTTAGATACACT AGATCTTGCAAGGAACTATCTGAATGGAACTATCCCAGTTAAATGGGGAACACTTCGTCTCACCGATCT GACTCTGTTGGGAAATCGGATATCTGGGAGAATCCCCGAAGAGATTGGAAATATCACGTCACTCACATCGCT GGTATTAGAAGCAAACTTACTAGAAGGTTCAATTCCTGAAGGCCTTGACAACCTCAGCAATTTGACTCGCTT ATTTCTTTCATCAAATAATCTGATAGGGGAATTACCAGAATCACTTGGAAATCTCCGCAACTTAAAAGACTT TAGAATAGATGGCAACCCAATTTCTGGCAGAATACCAAGTTTCATTGGTAACTGGACAAATCTTCAACGCTT TGACATGCAAGGGACGTCTATGGAAGGTCCTTTTCCTCGCAGCTTCTCCAGTCTGGTATCAATAACTGAGCT GAGGGTGACTGACTGGAAAGGGGGAGATGGACAGTTTCCTCAACTGCAGAATATGATTAACATGACCAAATT GGTTCTTAGGAACCTGTCAATATCTGGTGAAATTCCTTATTATATTGGAACGATGAAAAGTCTAAATAGTTT AGATTTAAGCTTTAACAACTTGACCGGGCAAATCCCAAGCAGCTTTGGTGAACTAAACTTAAACTATAT GTACCTGACCAATAACAAACTCAGTGGAAGCATTCCAGGATGGGTTTTGACAAGCACTCAGAATTT GGATGTTTCTTATAATTCTTTTAATGTATCTCCACCAAGATCCTGCCAGCCACGAGATGGAGT GAACTTGGTTTCAAGTTTTTCTACAAATGAAAACTC GATAGCCTCATGCTTAAGAAAGAATCTCCCTTGTTCAGGGAAATCAAAAA ATTGTGAACTGTTCATCAACTGTGGTGGTAAAAAGGTGACTATCAACGGGCATGAATACCAAGATGATTCATCTGGCAATTTTGATCACTCTACTTTTCGTGAGAGCAACAATGGAGCATGGGCATACAGCAATACTGGAGACTTTATAGGAGAAGATAAAACATCTTTTATTGCAGAGAATTCTTCAATCCTAAATATGAGTAATCCAGAATTATACACGACAGCTCGGCTTAGTCCTCTTTCCATGAAATACTATGGTCTATGCCTACAGAAAGGAAATTACACAGTGAGTCTCCATTTTGCTGAGATTATGCTCACTGATGACCAAACATATGCTAGTACTGGGAGACGTTTGTTTGATGTGTCAATCCAG GGTCAAAAAGTTCTGCAGGATTTCAACATAGCAAAAGAAGCTAATGGAACTGGCAAGGTGCATATCAGAAACTTCACTACTTTGGTTAATGACACACTCGAGATTCACTTTCAGTGGGGTGGCAAGGGAACAAACTCCATCCCTGTGAGGAATGTATATGGACCTCTTATCTCAGCCATTTCTATCACTCCGA ATTTTGAGGCTGATTGCAAGGATAAAAGCAAGCTATCTGTTGGGGTCATTGTGGGCATTGTTATAGCATCTTGTTTAGTACTTATTCTTGCCTTAAACATCATTTGGTTTTACTTCATCAGGAAAGACCCTCGAGACAATG AACTCAAAGGCCTTGAGCTGCCTACTGGCTACTTCACTTTGAAACAGATAAAAGCTGCTACTAGGAATTTTGATCCTGAAAATAAGATAGGTGAAGGCGGGTTTGGTCCCGTGTACAAG GGTGAACTGTCAGAGGGTTCCATAATAGCTGTCAAGCAACTTTCTTCCAAATCTAGGCAAGGGAATCGTGAATTTGTCAATGAAATAGGAATGATATCAGCTTTACAACATCCAAATCTAGTGAAGCTCTATGGTTGTTGTATAGAAGGAAATCAATTGTTGCTTATCTACGAATACATGGAGAATAATTCTCTCGCTCGGGCTTTATTTG GTCCGCTAAAATATCGCCTCAATCTGGAATGGCAAACAAGACGCAATATTTGCATAGGGATAGCGAGAGGATTGTTATATCTTCACGAGGAGTCAAGGCTAAAGATTGTTCATCGAGACATCAAGGCGACAAACATTCTACTAGATAAAGATCTCAATGCAAAAATTTCGGACTTTGGTTTGGCCAGACTTGATGAAGAAGAAAACACTCATATCAGCACAAGAATAGCAGGAACAAT AGGTTACATGGCTCCAGAGTATGCAATGAGAGGTTATTTGACAGACAAAGCAGATGTGTACAGTTTTGGGGTGGTGACACTAGAAATTGTCAGTGGGATTAGCAACACTAATTATAGGCCCAAGGAGGAATTtgtctatcttcttgattgg GCTTATGTTTTGCAAGAGCAGGGAAATTTGCTTGAATTAGTTGATCAAAGCCTTGGCTCCAACtactcaaaggaggaagcactGCAAATGCTGGAACTGTCTCTGGTTTGCACCAACCCCTCCCCTACGCTCAGGCCTGCAATGTCATCTGTGATAAGCATGCTTGAAGGCAAGATGCCAGTTAAGGTCATGCCCGCAAATCGAGCAGCAGCTACAGTTGATAACGTGAGGTTCAAAGCTTTGGAGAAGGTCTCCCAAGACAGCCAAACACAGAGCTCCGTCGATGGCCCATCGATTGGTTCCTCTATCTCAGCATCAAGTGGCAAGAACTCACAGGCAAAAACAAGCCACCCTCTGCTTCACTACACAGATTAG